A region from the Azospirillaceae bacterium genome encodes:
- a CDS encoding DUF3309 family protein: MGTILLIILILFLIGALPTWPHSVNWGYYPAGGLGTVIVIVLVLIIIGRL, translated from the coding sequence ATCGGAACCATTCTCCTTATTATCCTAATACTGTTCCTGATCGGCGCCCTGCCGACCTGGCCGCACAGCGTCAACTGGGGTTATTACCCGGCGGGCGGCCTGGGCACGGTGATCGTCATCGTTTTGGTCCTGATCATCATCGGCAGGCTTTGA
- a CDS encoding lipid-binding SYLF domain-containing protein, with the protein MICRCARRWSGDGVDAATVSNGTVRKTAGALTILDTAFDHRGRGSKPFPSTIPAGWTLSGDGLAGAPGLTSNGVLMMPVSISPTATKPSLQSRVIPAALSAIMLFGTMTATAPHALAAATAHGTDQSNLVERARVTVDDLRKDKEFGNARELMKHAKGVLIVPQLIKGGFFVGGEGGDAVLLTRGPSGEFSYPAFYTLGSASFGLQIGVEQAELVLFIMSDKALSSVLQDEFKIGAQAGLAVVTLGSTAEAATGTSMTGDIIVWSSASGAYAGLTLNGSVLKPRDSWNEAYYGKPEPVSAIVSKRSATNSDADGLRKNLATIR; encoded by the coding sequence ATGATCTGCCGTTGTGCCCGCCGCTGGTCCGGTGACGGTGTGGACGCCGCCACGGTTTCCAACGGAACTGTCCGTAAGACGGCGGGTGCCCTGACCATTCTGGACACGGCCTTCGACCACCGGGGGCGGGGCTCAAAGCCCTTCCCCTCAACCATCCCCGCCGGCTGGACCCTCAGCGGCGACGGCTTGGCCGGCGCCCCCGGCCTGACCAGCAACGGAGTGCTCATGATGCCCGTTTCGATTTCGCCCACGGCCACCAAACCGTCCCTGCAATCCCGCGTCATTCCCGCCGCCCTGTCGGCGATCATGCTGTTCGGCACCATGACGGCGACCGCACCGCACGCCCTGGCCGCCGCCACCGCCCACGGCACCGACCAGAGCAACCTGGTGGAGCGGGCGCGGGTGACCGTCGATGATCTGCGCAAGGACAAGGAATTCGGCAACGCCCGCGAATTGATGAAGCATGCCAAGGGCGTGCTGATCGTGCCGCAGCTGATCAAGGGCGGCTTTTTCGTGGGTGGCGAGGGCGGCGACGCCGTGCTGCTGACCCGCGGGCCCAGCGGCGAGTTCAGCTACCCCGCCTTCTACACCCTGGGTTCGGCCTCCTTCGGCCTGCAGATCGGTGTGGAACAGGCGGAACTGGTCCTGTTCATCATGAGCGACAAGGCCCTGTCCTCTGTCCTGCAGGATGAATTCAAGATCGGCGCCCAGGCGGGCCTGGCCGTGGTGACCCTGGGTTCCACCGCCGAGGCCGCCACCGGCACGTCCATGACCGGCGACATCATCGTCTGGTCCTCGGCCAGCGGCGCCTATGCGGGCCTGACGCTCAACGGCTCGGTCCTGAAGCCGCGCGACAGCTGGAACGAAGCCTATTACGGCAAGCCGGAGCCGGTGTCGGCCATCGTGTCGAAGCGCAGCGCCACCAATTCCGATGCGGACGGTCTGCGCAAGAACCTGGCGACCATCCGCTAA
- a CDS encoding CsbD family protein, with protein MNKNEIAGNAKIATGSVKEAAGKIVGDDKLVAEGKAKKVEGHAQNAAGKIQEAGKALKDTAKKAFDK; from the coding sequence ATGAACAAGAATGAGATCGCCGGTAACGCCAAGATCGCCACCGGTTCCGTGAAGGAAGCCGCCGGCAAGATCGTGGGTGACGACAAGCTGGTGGCCGAAGGCAAGGCCAAGAAGGTCGAAGGTCACGCCCAGAACGCGGCGGGCAAGATTCAGGAGGCCGGCAAGGCCCTGAAGGATACCGCCAAGAAGGCCTTTGATAAGTAA
- a CDS encoding TetR/AcrR family transcriptional regulator C-terminal ligand-binding domain-containing protein — translation MTASVLTPDAPQRSLRGRPRCDKSRHAILSSAYDLLVQDGLAGFTIEAVAARSGCAKTTIYRWWPTKGALAIAALLDVVEEAAPIRATGSARRDLEGLLEVMAGNMAGPMGRVVAGIIVEGQSNPDVLETYYREVLLPRRERIRDILRQGMRAGELSSDLDEGMVIDVLYDSIYSRLLVRRQLLDEPGWTRRLVAVALGPVRPAPAPTRPRIHSDALYPA, via the coding sequence ATGACCGCTTCCGTCCTCACCCCCGATGCCCCCCAGCGCTCCCTGCGCGGTCGTCCGCGTTGCGACAAGTCGCGCCACGCCATCCTCAGCAGCGCCTACGACCTGCTGGTTCAGGACGGGCTGGCGGGCTTCACCATCGAGGCGGTGGCCGCACGGTCGGGCTGTGCCAAGACGACCATCTATCGCTGGTGGCCGACCAAGGGCGCGCTGGCCATCGCGGCCTTGCTGGACGTGGTGGAGGAAGCCGCGCCGATCCGCGCCACCGGCTCCGCCCGGCGCGACCTGGAAGGCCTGCTGGAGGTGATGGCCGGCAACATGGCGGGCCCCATGGGCCGTGTCGTCGCCGGCATCATCGTCGAGGGACAGAGCAACCCGGACGTCCTGGAAACCTATTACCGCGAGGTGCTGCTGCCCCGGCGGGAGCGCATCCGCGACATCCTGCGCCAGGGCATGCGCGCCGGCGAACTGTCGTCGGACCTGGATGAGGGCATGGTGATCGACGTGCTGTACGATTCGATCTACAGCCGCCTGCTGGTGCGCCGCCAGTTGCTGGATGAACCCGGCTGGACCCGCCGCCTGGTGGCGGTGGCGCTGGGCCCCGTGCGGCCGGCCCCGGCGCCCACCCGCCCCCGCATCCACAGCGACGCGCTGTATCCGGCTTGA
- a CDS encoding GGDEF domain-containing protein, whose protein sequence is MGHHILQVVRPDRAYVDYKFDHHRLFSTIMTVATALTVTGLWGWDYVIDPVGALHTISLRVMMSVIIVLHALLLHFRVPQRLTTAYAFIGAVTCQMLFIEALNRLDHGMAAQFAGFLFFTFLPLLVMQYVPFLTGALFMVLIISLPPVAGVAGFAHDFEYAKYSLLLGPVGAMFICVLFAFEQINHGSYDSQRLLKLIATTDSLTGAGTRRYVTDTATREMARTRRYGGALSALMLDIDHFKQVNDTWGHQAGDRAICGVVDLCRAAMRDADVIGRFGGEEFVILLPETELDEAAGVADRLRRAIEDTPIAVADGVSVRMTCSLGVTTLLAGDRTVDAFLGRADKALYQAKNAGRNRVAMLAG, encoded by the coding sequence GTGGGTCATCACATCTTGCAGGTCGTCCGGCCGGATCGGGCCTACGTCGATTACAAGTTCGACCATCACCGCCTGTTCAGCACCATCATGACCGTGGCCACCGCCCTGACGGTCACCGGTCTGTGGGGCTGGGATTATGTCATCGACCCGGTGGGCGCCCTCCACACCATCAGCCTGCGCGTGATGATGTCGGTCATCATCGTGCTGCACGCCCTGCTGCTGCACTTCCGCGTGCCGCAGCGGCTGACCACGGCTTATGCCTTCATCGGTGCCGTCACCTGCCAGATGCTGTTCATCGAGGCGCTGAACCGCCTGGACCACGGCATGGCGGCGCAGTTCGCCGGTTTCCTGTTCTTCACCTTCCTGCCGTTACTGGTGATGCAGTATGTGCCGTTCCTCACCGGCGCCCTGTTCATGGTGCTGATCATCTCGCTGCCGCCGGTGGCCGGGGTGGCGGGGTTCGCGCATGACTTCGAATATGCCAAATATTCCCTGCTGCTGGGTCCCGTGGGCGCCATGTTCATCTGCGTGCTGTTCGCGTTTGAGCAGATCAACCACGGCAGTTACGACAGCCAGCGGCTGCTGAAGTTGATCGCCACCACGGATTCCCTGACCGGTGCCGGCACGCGCCGCTATGTCACCGATACCGCCACGCGGGAAATGGCGCGGACCCGCCGCTATGGCGGGGCCCTGTCCGCCCTGATGCTGGACATCGACCATTTCAAGCAGGTCAACGACACCTGGGGGCACCAGGCGGGCGACCGGGCCATTTGCGGCGTGGTCGATCTCTGCCGTGCCGCCATGCGCGATGCCGATGTCATCGGCCGCTTCGGCGGTGAGGAGTTCGTGATCCTGCTGCCGGAAACGGAACTGGATGAGGCCGCGGGCGTGGCCGACCGCCTGCGCCGTGCCATCGAGGACACCCCGATTGCCGTGGCGGACGGGGTGAGCGTGCGCATGACCTGCAGCCTGGGTGTCACCACCCTGCTGGCGGGTGACCGGACGGTGGACGCTTTCCTGGGGCGGGCGGACAAGGCGCTGTACCAGGCCAAGAACGCCGGCCGCAACCGCGTGGCCATGCTCGCCGGCTGA
- a CDS encoding response regulator: protein MQFGLRHRLLLFLLLSALPFIVLLAWAMQQRRDEAIANVQTTALSFARLAAVNQQQLLGQVQDLMASFARHSAQLSVDDCNEDAAIMKDAQPWLANLHVATPDGQLVCSSLNRPWPSYADRTYLQDAVRTAKPTISNFLLGRATKKPVVGLAYPILKPDGTVDRVVMAALSLDWLENNSRVILEEHTTFLMVDREGTLLASLPAHPDLVGHDLRDAPSVRFALDTAEGTGSAIGLDGRQQLIAAAALPATGMHVLITFDQQAVLAKVNSDFRRMALLVVAVTLITMALAWTTLSATVLRWLSILQEAVDRLGAGDKTARAEVPQGAAELGRLAGAFNVMAEAINWQDRELLAREAQFRDLTEISSDWFWETDAEGRFSAVSQGVTTMGLEPSDMLGRTRRELSSDQNDPTVARYEAFVTARQPFRELTYTAMDRQGRPRHITISGNPRFDEGGTFLGFRGSGRDRTAEVEASKALAAKVVELEGTRVDLQAQRALLDSVMNSSLDSVLALAAVRERGGAVVDFRFALVNSAAERLIGQPAAHLVGRRLLEELPGRLGRDLFDRYVAVVEKRAADAFEYLYTPEDAAEGGTEANPEQGIWLHITAVPWERGLSITLTDITEEKLRSAALAESEQRFRLLADNATDIVALHAIDGRCLYMSPSVERVLGWRLDQVLGRRTIEFTEPSDIPILVDAQRRLLAAPDGAPLTYQFRVVAASGATIWLETVARLVTDPVEGQRFVASSRDVTERRQHLETMTEINSRLEAQAAELVALADDLDRSRHAAEAANQAKSEFLANMSHEIRTPMNGVMGMTQIMLETELDFDQRTYAETIYDSAEALLNIINNILDISKLEAGKVELELMEFDVGDVVDGVVAILATRALEKKLDLTGLVDAKAAGVYLGDPTRLRQILLNLAGNAVKFTAAGRVAISVALTAREKKNRLLEFTVSDTGPGLTPEQQARLFEKFSQADTSINRKFGGTGLGLAISQQLVRLMGGDIMVTSTPGQGAAFSFAIPLEMVAAKARQADATVLKGRTALVIDDLPLNLAVMESHLNRLGVDCVTTSGGNSALRQLELATQAGRTFDVIFVDQAMPVMDGLAFAAQIRQEPAYAAVRIALVTSVGGDLGEMKGLFDGVLTKPVRLSTLKELLTRMLRDRGQAETKTHAKARGATARKARPAAAAHPGEGHAVLLVDDNETNRAIARIMLEREGYAVDEAVDGQQAVDHCTAKGYDLILMDVQMPVLDGVAATRAIRTEGPCAQVPIIAMTANAMVGMREEYLAAGMNDYVSKPFDQEQFLHKVEHWAGLAAPPPPAAATGQAASEAAPEPAERQQEPTFDPGVLAGLGSAVPAAAFQSLVRGFADNGMARINRLKSLDARTELGTIQGEAHDLVSTAGNVGLRRLQRLGRDLHQACVDGDADTARSTIERIVREGPPAWAALRQRFIGEVVPAKTEPAAHQ from the coding sequence ATGCAATTCGGCCTGCGGCACCGTCTGCTGCTGTTTTTGCTGTTGTCGGCCTTGCCCTTCATCGTCCTGCTGGCGTGGGCTATGCAGCAACGCCGGGACGAGGCCATCGCCAACGTCCAGACGACCGCCCTGTCCTTCGCGCGCCTGGCCGCCGTCAACCAGCAGCAACTGCTGGGACAGGTGCAGGATCTGATGGCCAGCTTCGCCCGGCATTCGGCGCAGTTGTCGGTGGACGATTGCAACGAAGACGCCGCCATCATGAAGGATGCCCAGCCCTGGCTGGCCAATCTGCATGTGGCCACGCCCGATGGCCAGCTGGTCTGCTCCTCCCTCAATCGTCCATGGCCCAGCTACGCTGACCGCACTTACCTGCAAGACGCGGTGCGTACGGCCAAGCCGACCATCAGCAACTTCCTGCTGGGTCGCGCCACGAAGAAACCAGTGGTCGGCCTGGCCTATCCCATCCTGAAACCCGACGGCACCGTGGACCGCGTGGTGATGGCGGCCCTCAGCCTGGACTGGCTGGAAAACAACAGCCGCGTGATCCTGGAGGAACACACCACCTTCCTGATGGTGGACAGGGAGGGCACGCTGCTGGCCAGCCTGCCGGCGCATCCCGACCTGGTGGGCCATGATTTGCGCGACGCGCCGTCGGTGCGTTTCGCCCTGGACACGGCCGAAGGGACCGGCAGCGCCATCGGCCTGGACGGCCGGCAACAGCTGATCGCCGCCGCCGCCCTGCCCGCCACCGGCATGCACGTGCTGATCACCTTCGACCAGCAGGCGGTGCTGGCCAAAGTCAACAGCGATTTCCGGCGCATGGCGCTGCTGGTGGTGGCCGTCACCCTGATCACCATGGCGCTGGCGTGGACGACGCTCAGCGCCACGGTGCTGCGCTGGCTGTCCATCCTGCAGGAGGCTGTGGACCGGCTGGGCGCCGGCGACAAGACCGCGCGCGCGGAGGTGCCCCAGGGCGCGGCCGAGCTGGGCCGGCTGGCCGGGGCCTTCAACGTCATGGCGGAGGCCATCAACTGGCAGGACCGGGAATTGCTGGCGCGTGAGGCCCAGTTCCGCGACCTGACGGAGATCTCCAGCGACTGGTTCTGGGAAACGGACGCCGAAGGGCGCTTTTCCGCCGTCTCCCAAGGTGTCACCACCATGGGGCTGGAACCATCGGACATGCTGGGCCGCACGCGGCGGGAACTGTCGTCCGACCAGAACGACCCCACCGTCGCCCGGTATGAGGCCTTCGTCACCGCCCGCCAGCCCTTCCGCGAACTGACCTACACGGCCATGGACCGCCAGGGCCGCCCCCGCCACATCACCATCAGTGGCAACCCGCGCTTCGACGAGGGCGGTACCTTCCTGGGCTTCCGTGGCTCGGGCCGCGACCGCACGGCGGAGGTGGAGGCCTCCAAGGCCCTGGCCGCGAAGGTGGTGGAACTGGAAGGCACGCGGGTGGACCTGCAGGCCCAGCGCGCCCTGCTGGACAGTGTCATGAACAGCTCGCTGGACAGTGTGCTGGCGCTGGCCGCCGTGCGCGAGCGGGGCGGGGCCGTGGTCGATTTCCGCTTCGCCCTGGTCAACAGCGCGGCGGAGCGCCTGATCGGCCAGCCGGCCGCCCACCTGGTGGGGCGGCGGCTATTGGAGGAATTGCCCGGCCGGCTGGGGCGCGACCTGTTCGACCGCTATGTGGCGGTGGTGGAGAAACGCGCCGCGGACGCGTTCGAATATCTGTACACGCCGGAGGATGCCGCCGAGGGCGGAACCGAAGCCAACCCCGAACAGGGCATCTGGCTGCACATCACGGCCGTCCCCTGGGAACGGGGCCTATCCATCACCCTGACCGACATCACGGAGGAAAAGCTGCGCTCCGCCGCCTTGGCGGAAAGCGAACAACGCTTCCGCCTGCTGGCCGACAACGCCACCGACATCGTGGCCCTGCACGCCATCGACGGCCGCTGCCTCTACATGTCGCCGTCGGTGGAGCGCGTGCTGGGCTGGCGCCTGGACCAGGTGCTGGGCCGGCGCACCATCGAGTTCACCGAGCCATCGGACATTCCCATCCTGGTCGACGCGCAGCGGCGGCTGCTGGCCGCCCCGGACGGCGCCCCCCTCACCTATCAGTTCCGGGTGGTCGCCGCCTCCGGCGCCACCATCTGGCTGGAAACGGTGGCGCGGCTAGTGACCGACCCGGTCGAGGGCCAGCGCTTCGTCGCCTCCTCCCGCGATGTGACGGAGCGGCGCCAGCACCTGGAGACGATGACGGAGATCAACAGCCGGCTGGAGGCGCAGGCGGCGGAACTGGTGGCGCTGGCCGACGATCTGGACCGGTCGCGCCACGCGGCGGAGGCCGCCAACCAGGCCAAGTCGGAATTCCTGGCCAACATGAGCCACGAGATCCGCACGCCCATGAACGGCGTCATGGGCATGACGCAGATCATGCTGGAAACGGAACTGGACTTCGACCAGCGCACCTATGCCGAAACCATCTATGACAGCGCCGAGGCGCTGCTGAACATCATCAACAACATCCTCGACATCTCCAAGCTGGAGGCCGGCAAGGTCGAGCTGGAACTGATGGAGTTCGACGTGGGCGACGTGGTGGACGGCGTCGTCGCCATCCTGGCCACCCGTGCGCTGGAGAAGAAGCTGGACCTGACGGGCCTGGTGGATGCCAAGGCGGCCGGCGTCTACCTGGGCGATCCCACCCGCCTGCGCCAGATCCTGTTGAACCTGGCGGGCAACGCGGTGAAGTTCACCGCCGCCGGCCGAGTGGCCATATCGGTGGCGCTGACGGCGCGGGAGAAGAAGAACCGCCTGCTGGAATTCACCGTCAGCGACACCGGTCCCGGCCTGACGCCGGAGCAGCAGGCCCGCCTGTTCGAGAAGTTCAGCCAGGCCGACACCTCCATCAACCGAAAGTTCGGCGGCACCGGCCTGGGCCTGGCCATTTCCCAGCAGCTGGTGCGGCTGATGGGCGGCGACATCATGGTGACCAGCACCCCGGGCCAGGGCGCCGCCTTCAGCTTCGCCATCCCGCTGGAGATGGTGGCGGCCAAGGCGCGGCAGGCGGACGCCACCGTGCTGAAGGGCCGTACCGCCCTGGTGATCGACGATCTGCCGCTGAACCTGGCGGTGATGGAAAGCCATCTGAACCGCCTGGGCGTGGACTGCGTCACCACCTCGGGCGGCAACTCCGCCCTGCGCCAGTTGGAACTGGCGACGCAGGCCGGCCGGACGTTCGACGTCATCTTCGTCGACCAGGCCATGCCGGTGATGGACGGCCTGGCCTTCGCAGCCCAAATCCGCCAGGAACCCGCCTACGCCGCCGTGAGGATCGCGCTGGTCACCTCCGTCGGCGGCGACCTGGGGGAGATGAAGGGCCTGTTCGACGGGGTGCTGACCAAGCCCGTGCGCCTGTCCACCCTGAAGGAACTGCTGACCCGCATGCTGCGGGATCGCGGCCAGGCGGAGACCAAGACCCACGCCAAGGCCCGCGGCGCCACCGCCCGCAAGGCGCGGCCCGCCGCCGCCGCCCATCCCGGCGAGGGCCATGCCGTGCTACTGGTCGATGACAACGAGACCAATCGCGCCATCGCCCGCATCATGCTGGAACGCGAAGGATATGCGGTGGATGAGGCGGTGGACGGCCAGCAGGCGGTGGACCACTGCACGGCCAAAGGCTACGACCTGATCCTGATGGACGTGCAGATGCCGGTGTTGGACGGCGTCGCCGCGACCCGCGCCATCCGGACGGAGGGTCCGTGCGCCCAGGTGCCCATCATCGCCATGACGGCCAATGCCATGGTGGGCATGCGTGAGGAATACCTGGCGGCCGGCATGAACGACTACGTCTCCAAACCCTTCGACCAGGAGCAGTTCCTGCACAAGGTGGAACACTGGGCCGGCCTGGCCGCCCCACCCCCGCCGGCGGCCGCCACCGGCCAGGCGGCGTCGGAGGCGGCACCGGAACCGGCGGAGCGGCAGCAGGAACCCACGTTCGACCCCGGCGTGCTGGCGGGCCTGGGCTCCGCCGTACCGGCCGCCGCGTTCCAGAGCCTGGTGCGCGGCTTCGCCGACAACGGCATGGCCCGCATCAACCGCCTGAAATCACTGGACGCCCGCACCGAACTGGGCACCATCCAGGGCGAGGCGCACGATTTGGTGTCCACCGCCGGCAATGTCGGCCTGCGCCGCCTGCAACGCCTGGGGCGGGACCTGCACCAGGCCTGCGTCGATGGGGACGCCGACACCGCGCGCTCCACCATCGAGCGCATCGTCCGCGAGGGGCCGCCGGCCTGGGCGGCGCTCCGTCAGCGCTTCATCGGCGAGGTCGTGCCGGCCAAGACCGAGCCAGCCGCCCATCAATAG